The Henckelia pumila isolate YLH828 chromosome 2, ASM3356847v2, whole genome shotgun sequence genome includes a window with the following:
- the LOC140883953 gene encoding protein JINGUBANG-like: MAPNEDDIINGALISLDQNNLPQTKFDNLNHHFLLRNAITCCNKPKNSEPASSSACFVMFPWSTTQSFSSSKSKWSEEFSVEEYCEDEQSRKSHVPKHGLIGNLVYEGHIYSLAASGDFLYTGSEKKHLRVWRNLKDYSGLKSGSGLVKAIVVLGDKIFTGHHDGKIRIWRFLGDKRMAYERIGNLPTTRDLLTKSIDPRNYVEVKRNRTGPWIKHHDAVSCMSVDVDRGLLYSGSWDKTLKVWRISDSKCLESIQAHKDAVNSVVAAFDGLVFTGSADGTVKSWRSETAAAGRNRTKHVTVEVLLKQHHAVTSLAANQEAAAVYAGSSDGLVNFWERGDTEYLMVYGGVLRGHKQAVLCLAVGGNLVLSGSADKNICVWRREGGGVHSFVAVLSGHSGPVKCLAAEEDGDQRWIVYSGSLDKSVKVWRVSERALKLRELH, from the coding sequence ATGGCGCCGAACGAGGATGATATAATCAATGGAGCCTTGATTTCCCTAGACCAAAACAATCTCCCTCAGACAAAATTCGATAATCTTAATCATCATTTCTTGCTGCGTAATGCGATCACGTGTTGCAACAAACCAAAGAACAGCGAACCAGCTTCTTCTTCTGCGTGTTTCGTAATGTTTCCATGGAGTACTACTCAATCATTCTCTAGCTCCAAATCAAAATGGTCCGAAGAATTTTCCGTGGAAGAATATTGTGAAGATGAACAGAGTAGGAAAAGTCATGTCCCGAAACATGGGCTGATCGGGAACCTTGTTTACGAAGGCCACATATATTCTCTCGCGGCTTCCGGGGATTTTCTTTACACGGGTTCGGAGAAGAAGCATCTTCGGGTGTGGAGGAATTTGAAAGACTATTCGGGGTTGAAGTCCGGGAGTGGATTGGTGAAAGCCATTGTTGTGTTGGGGGATAAGATTTTCACGGGCCATCATGATGGGAAGATCAGGATTTGGAGGTTCTTGGGGGATAAAAGGATGGCTTATGAAAGGATCGGGAACTTGCCCACGACCCGTGATTTGCTTACCAAATCCATCGACCCGAGAAACTATGTTGAGGTTAAGAGAAATCGTACGGGCCCGTGGATCAAGCATCACGATGCTGTTTCTTGCATGAGCGTGGACGTGGATCGGGGGTTGCTTTATTCGGGCTCGTGGGATAAGACTTTGAAAGTATGGAGGATTTCAGATTCTAAGTGCTTGGAATCGATTCAGGCGCACAAAGATGCGGTGAATTCTGTGGTGGCGGCTTTTGATGGGCTGGTTTTCACGGGATCGGCGGACGGGACGGTGAAGTCGTGGAGGAGTGAGACGGCGGCGGCGGGGAGGAATCGCACGAAGCATGTCACGGTGGAGGTTTTGCTTAAGCAACACCACGCGGTGACGTCTCTGGCCGCGAACCAGGAGGCGGCGGCGGTTTACGCGGGATCCTCGGACGGGTTGGTGAACTTCTGGGAGCGTGGCGACACGGAGTACTTGATGGTGTACGGTGGGGTGCTGAGGGGACACAAGCAGGCGGTGCTGTGTCTTGCGGTGGGAGGGAACCTGGTGCTCAGCGGCTCGGCCGACAAGAACATATGCGTGTGGCGGAGGGAGGGCGGCGGGGTTCATTCGTTCGTGGCGGTGCTTTCGGGACATAGCGGGCCGGTGAAATGTTTGGCGGCGGAGGAGGACGGCGACCAGCGGTGGATCGTGTATAGCGGCAGCTTGGATAAGTCTGTTAAGGTTTGGAGAGTGTCGGAGCGCGCTTTGAAGTTACGGGAGTTGCATTAA